In a single window of the Bacillus clarus genome:
- a CDS encoding LLM class flavin-dependent oxidoreductase codes for MKFSTLTIFDHYPHLLSRTPKQFYNEVLEQTVRAEKMNFDGVWFTEHHFSDFGINSSPAVLLAAASQRTNKIRLGVGVSVLPLHNPLRVAEDYAIVDLLSNGRLDFGLGSGYDQREFDGYNISLEDKTERFNESLEVIRKAWSGQSFSHQGKFFQYKDLKLSVQPIQAPFPPHWIATSSEKGVGHVANMGSNFMALGFSKSRDELAKLIDTYKNMYLKAGYGNPEELEIPVAFHVHVGETYADAEYNAKGPYQLFMNTPRGTNISYEDLKHKFNPVIGSPDEVIKQIQSYREIGVTNFMAVMNFGGLEHHKVLSSLDLFGKHVIPACK; via the coding sequence ATGAAATTTAGTACATTAACAATATTTGACCATTACCCCCATCTGCTTTCTCGAACTCCTAAACAATTCTATAACGAGGTATTGGAGCAAACGGTTCGAGCTGAAAAAATGAACTTTGACGGAGTATGGTTTACAGAACATCATTTCTCTGATTTTGGAATTAATTCCTCTCCTGCCGTTCTGCTCGCTGCGGCATCTCAAAGGACAAACAAAATTCGCCTTGGTGTGGGGGTTTCAGTACTTCCATTACATAATCCTTTACGAGTTGCTGAAGATTATGCGATTGTTGATCTTTTATCAAATGGAAGATTAGATTTCGGATTAGGTAGTGGCTATGATCAGAGGGAGTTTGATGGGTATAATATTTCATTGGAGGACAAAACTGAGCGTTTTAACGAGTCTCTAGAGGTAATACGTAAGGCGTGGTCAGGTCAATCTTTTTCTCATCAAGGAAAGTTTTTTCAATACAAAGATCTTAAACTTAGTGTCCAACCAATTCAAGCTCCGTTTCCTCCGCATTGGATTGCAACTTCTAGTGAAAAAGGTGTTGGGCATGTTGCTAATATGGGAAGCAATTTCATGGCGCTTGGGTTTAGTAAATCAAGGGATGAATTAGCAAAGCTGATTGATACATACAAGAATATGTATCTGAAGGCAGGATACGGTAATCCAGAAGAGCTGGAAATCCCTGTTGCATTTCATGTTCATGTTGGTGAAACATATGCAGATGCTGAATACAATGCAAAAGGTCCTTATCAATTATTTATGAATACTCCACGTGGGACGAATATCTCATATGAAGACCTTAAACATAAATTCAATCCAGTAATAGGAAGTCCTGATGAAGTTATTAAACAAATTCAGTCCTACAGGGAAATAGGTGTTACGAATTTTATGGCCGTAATGAATTTTGGTGGATTAGAACATCATAAAGTACTTTCCTCCCTAGACTTATTTGGTAAGCACGTAATCCCTGCATGTAAGTGA
- a CDS encoding carboxymuconolactone decarboxylase family protein — MNDRIESNIPKKMRDIAPDFVDYGENILFERVWKDPTLTSKERSLCTLSALISIGNTEQLPFHLQLAEKNGINEKEIIALITHMAFYVGWPKAAAALNVILSKK, encoded by the coding sequence GTGAATGATCGTATCGAATCCAATATACCAAAGAAAATGAGAGATATTGCTCCCGATTTTGTTGATTACGGTGAAAACATATTATTTGAAAGAGTATGGAAAGATCCTACTTTAACATCAAAAGAAAGAAGTTTATGTACACTATCTGCTCTAATTAGTATTGGCAATACTGAACAACTACCATTTCATCTACAATTAGCTGAAAAAAATGGAATTAACGAAAAGGAAATTATTGCTTTGATAACACATATGGCCTTCTACGTTGGATGGCCTAAAGCAGCTGCAGCGCTAAACGTAATACTGAGTAAAAAATGA
- a CDS encoding class I SAM-dependent methyltransferase has product MNELEYKNFYDKVGKSNGWNFSKLNYVTEGATWGFYDEVRERCAPLDVLLDVGTGGGENILKIASSALFLVGIDNSSGMIETAQSNLKTADVPNVNFFRMDSADLTFPRSFFDIASSCHAPFVASELAKVIKKDGFFLTQQVSESDKLNIKEAFGRGQCLGEKEGTLKEKYVNELSNAGFNIVQIREYDAIDYYKTPEDLIFLLKHTPIIPRFGEKEDDFDILQKFVSANKTEKGIKTNSKRFMITAVNS; this is encoded by the coding sequence ATGAATGAATTAGAGTATAAAAACTTTTATGATAAAGTAGGAAAATCAAACGGTTGGAATTTTAGTAAACTAAATTATGTAACTGAAGGTGCTACATGGGGATTTTATGATGAAGTAAGAGAAAGATGTGCACCATTAGATGTTCTACTCGATGTTGGTACAGGCGGAGGAGAGAATATTCTAAAAATAGCATCTTCAGCTTTATTCTTAGTTGGAATTGATAATTCAAGTGGCATGATAGAAACGGCACAGTCTAACTTAAAAACAGCAGATGTGCCAAATGTTAATTTTTTCAGAATGGATTCAGCAGACTTGACGTTTCCACGTTCATTCTTTGATATTGCATCTAGTTGTCATGCACCATTTGTGGCGTCTGAACTAGCAAAAGTAATAAAAAAAGATGGTTTCTTCTTAACACAACAAGTTAGTGAGTCCGATAAATTAAACATAAAAGAGGCATTTGGCAGAGGACAATGTTTAGGTGAAAAAGAGGGCACTTTAAAAGAAAAGTATGTAAATGAACTAAGTAATGCAGGGTTTAATATTGTACAAATCCGTGAGTATGATGCAATCGATTATTATAAGACACCTGAAGATCTCATTTTCTTATTAAAACATACACCTATTATTCCTAGATTCGGTGAAAAAGAGGATGATTTTGATATTTTACAAAAGTTCGTATCAGCAAATAAAACAGAAAAGGGAATAAAGACCAATTCCAAACGATTTATGATAACGGCTGTTAATTCTTAA
- a CDS encoding VOC family protein, protein MITHISDIKLQTVSIEGVKQVYRDILSFPIKKETTTFVQFEITPYTTISFQEIYEPIAPAHFAFEIPFSKFHETAKWLGKSGVLIVKWADGHTIDEENGRLNLYFRDGDGNLLEIIAHNYVEEDVLVPYSPLNILYVREIGLPVKSVPVFTKWLKSNLCMNTMEDGDIFNFVISGTAYIVVSWWQRPWIPIAMKALPPKVHISFGTPDAMYLQKIQENFKKNSVLFDFSHNEVSFIQERYSFSVVHTPQFHSDIPKKLKLPLSI, encoded by the coding sequence ATGATTACACACATTTCAGATATAAAACTGCAAACTGTATCAATAGAAGGCGTAAAACAAGTTTACAGAGATATATTATCTTTTCCAATAAAGAAAGAAACCACGACTTTCGTTCAATTTGAAATAACACCTTATACAACAATTAGTTTTCAAGAAATATATGAGCCAATTGCTCCAGCTCATTTTGCTTTTGAAATCCCATTTTCAAAGTTCCATGAAACTGCAAAGTGGCTTGGAAAATCAGGCGTACTCATAGTTAAATGGGCAGACGGTCACACAATTGATGAAGAAAATGGTCGATTAAATTTATATTTTCGAGATGGAGATGGCAACCTTCTTGAAATCATTGCACATAATTATGTTGAAGAAGATGTTTTAGTTCCGTATTCACCCCTTAACATTTTATATGTAAGAGAAATAGGCCTTCCAGTTAAAAGTGTACCTGTATTCACAAAATGGCTAAAATCTAATTTATGCATGAATACGATGGAAGATGGAGATATTTTCAATTTTGTCATTAGTGGCACGGCATATATTGTTGTGAGCTGGTGGCAACGACCTTGGATTCCGATCGCAATGAAGGCTTTGCCGCCAAAAGTACACATTTCTTTCGGAACACCGGATGCTATGTATTTACAAAAGATCCAAGAGAACTTCAAGAAAAATAGTGTTCTATTTGATTTTAGTCACAATGAAGTATCATTTATTCAAGAAAGATATTCGTTTTCTGTCGTGCATACTCCACAGTTTCATTCCGATATTCCAAAAAAATTAAAGCTACCACTTTCTATTTAA
- a CDS encoding LysR family transcriptional regulator produces the protein MEIKELNTFKTIVEEGTFSLAAKKLNYAQSTVTTHIKKLEKELGFLLFERGWDARLTDEGTLFVEEVDNLLMHWDYSITQAQRISSEEKGTLKIGLTESVAKKLIPSILKYLNNEKPYIHCDFVMGNTALLSQMIDQNKLDFAVCGNNKNSSNLNFTPLCKEQIEFIVNNPHHPILEKGSVEISDITNYPILIGENSCYYSQSVNAFLSENNLSFKRVYNCSALHLIPQMVFGNAIGIIPKGTSLEQSNISFEVKGFDPQMPIGLLISSKRRNYLSQTKQQIMKLIESSLL, from the coding sequence ATGGAAATAAAAGAGTTAAATACATTTAAAACGATTGTCGAAGAAGGAACTTTTTCACTTGCGGCAAAAAAATTAAACTATGCTCAGTCAACCGTAACAACACATATAAAAAAACTAGAAAAGGAACTAGGATTTCTTCTATTTGAACGAGGATGGGATGCCAGATTAACAGATGAAGGTACTTTATTTGTAGAAGAAGTAGATAACTTGTTAATGCATTGGGATTATTCAATAACTCAAGCGCAGCGTATAAGCAGTGAGGAGAAAGGAACATTAAAAATAGGACTAACAGAATCTGTTGCTAAAAAATTAATCCCGTCTATATTAAAATATTTAAACAATGAGAAACCGTACATACATTGTGATTTTGTCATGGGAAATACAGCGCTTTTATCACAAATGATCGATCAAAATAAGCTCGATTTTGCTGTTTGTGGAAACAACAAAAATAGTTCCAATCTGAATTTCACTCCACTTTGTAAAGAACAAATCGAATTTATTGTCAATAATCCTCATCATCCAATATTAGAAAAAGGGTCAGTTGAAATATCTGATATCACTAATTACCCTATTTTAATTGGAGAGAATAGTTGTTATTATTCTCAATCTGTGAATGCTTTCTTATCAGAAAACAACTTATCCTTTAAAAGAGTCTACAATTGTAGTGCATTACATCTCATTCCACAAATGGTTTTTGGAAATGCAATAGGCATTATCCCTAAGGGAACTAGTTTAGAACAAAGTAATATATCATTTGAGGTTAAGGGATTTGATCCCCAAATGCCTATAGGATTATTAATTTCTTCTAAAAGAAGAAACTATTTGAGCCAGACAAAACAACAAATTATGAAATTGATTGAATCGTCGTTGTTATAA
- a CDS encoding serine/threonine protein kinase yields MKRKIRALFVCIAIVIGAIAITIYNKESDECIAVAMYTRGVVVDHNNEPISNVRIYEDFVKSKERAISNLQGEFEIINGVCGEITLQFVTPDGEIYTKKYDSEHIPKIIKLDNKN; encoded by the coding sequence ATGAAGCGAAAAATAAGAGCCTTGTTTGTATGTATTGCTATAGTAATTGGAGCGATTGCAATTACTATATATAATAAAGAAAGTGACGAATGTATAGCAGTTGCTATGTATACGAGAGGTGTTGTAGTGGATCATAACAACGAACCTATATCTAATGTGAGAATTTACGAAGATTTCGTTAAAAGTAAGGAACGCGCTATTTCAAATCTACAAGGTGAATTTGAAATTATTAATGGCGTTTGTGGTGAAATCACGTTACAATTTGTTACTCCAGATGGAGAAATCTATACGAAAAAATATGATAGTGAGCATATACCAAAAATAATTAAGCTTGATAATAAAAATTAA
- a CDS encoding PLP-dependent aminotransferase family protein, which yields MYKYLHVLNDLESMIQNGEIKEGKKLPSIRSLVAQYECNKATIIRALHELEKRHIIYSVPQSGYYVVKKSGSYIENNEMIDFASSAPDPDVFPYLDFQHCINKAIDTYKNDLFIYGTPKGLPSLISVVQKQLANYQVFTREENIFITSGVQQALAILTSIPFPNENETILIEQPTYHLYIEYLEINQIPVIGIKRTNEGIDLYELERIFQTGKIKFFYTIPRYHHPLGTSYSMDEKEKIVRLAKQYNVFIVEDDYLADLENDSKVNPLYSHDNCKHVIYLKSYSKIIFPGLRVGVAVIPLSIANNFHKYKKILDIDSPMISQAALEIYIKSGMFERHKNKIKSSYYNRSKKLAEALEKIQNENPFLFIYNERNKLGIHTCLEMQKNIITETLIKKLRENQISIDSIDKNYLKDFHKKRLLKLNVSNIKEDKIEEGIHKVIEEVKRLGRLDFHFKKE from the coding sequence ATGTATAAGTATTTACATGTTTTAAACGACTTAGAAAGCATGATTCAAAATGGAGAGATAAAAGAAGGGAAGAAATTACCGTCTATTCGATCACTCGTTGCGCAATATGAATGTAATAAGGCCACAATAATACGGGCGCTTCATGAGTTAGAAAAGCGCCATATTATTTATTCTGTACCTCAAAGTGGATACTACGTTGTTAAAAAATCTGGGAGTTACATAGAAAATAACGAGATGATTGATTTCGCTTCTTCAGCCCCAGATCCAGATGTTTTTCCATACTTAGATTTTCAACATTGTATTAATAAAGCGATTGATACATATAAGAACGATTTGTTTATATACGGAACACCTAAGGGATTACCATCTTTAATTTCGGTTGTGCAAAAACAGTTAGCAAACTATCAAGTTTTCACAAGAGAAGAAAATATATTTATAACGTCAGGTGTGCAGCAAGCACTTGCTATATTAACTTCAATACCATTTCCGAATGAAAATGAAACAATATTAATTGAACAGCCAACTTATCATCTATATATTGAATATCTAGAAATAAATCAAATTCCTGTAATCGGTATCAAACGTACAAATGAAGGTATCGATTTGTATGAATTGGAACGTATATTCCAAACAGGAAAAATCAAATTCTTTTATACCATACCGAGATATCACCATCCGCTTGGAACGTCTTATTCTATGGATGAGAAAGAAAAAATCGTTCGATTGGCTAAGCAATATAATGTATTTATAGTGGAAGATGATTATTTAGCAGACTTAGAAAACGATTCAAAAGTGAATCCATTATATAGCCATGATAATTGTAAACATGTTATATATTTGAAAAGTTACTCAAAGATTATTTTTCCAGGTTTACGAGTTGGAGTTGCAGTCATTCCACTATCTATCGCAAATAATTTCCATAAATATAAAAAGATATTAGATATTGATAGTCCAATGATTTCTCAAGCTGCGTTAGAAATTTATATAAAGAGCGGTATGTTTGAACGTCATAAAAATAAAATTAAATCATCCTACTATAATAGATCAAAAAAACTAGCAGAAGCATTAGAAAAGATACAAAATGAAAACCCGTTTTTATTTATATATAATGAGCGGAACAAACTTGGAATACACACTTGTTTAGAAATGCAGAAAAACATAATTACGGAAACACTTATAAAAAAATTAAGGGAAAATCAAATAAGTATCGATTCTATTGATAAAAATTATTTAAAGGATTTTCATAAAAAAAGGCTGTTAAAGTTAAACGTATCGAATATAAAGGAGGATAAGATTGAAGAAGGTATTCACAAAGTAATTGAGGAAGTAAAACGACTGGGGCGTCTAGATTTTCATTTCAAAAAAGAATAA
- a CDS encoding NAD-dependent epimerase/dehydratase family protein: MKIFVAGATGVIGRSLIPMLLKEGHTVYAMIRNGSQVETLKKIGVLPLIADVFNRKEVFSALEEAKPDVVIHQLTALSAWSLEDNARIRIEGTRNLVDAAKNVGVKKIIVQSISWAYESGDIPATETDILDISALMPRQVTINGIVKLEEAISEIPEFVILRYGTLYGPGTWYEENGVIANQVHNKEVVATDGISSFIHVEDAARAAVLALNWPSGAVNIVDDYPAASKIWLPVYAAILGAPKPNVKIGRNSWERGASNSKARKEYGWIPLYPSWTEEFKNMVNV, encoded by the coding sequence ATGAAGATTTTTGTAGCAGGTGCAACAGGTGTAATAGGACGCTCTTTAATACCAATGTTATTAAAAGAGGGGCATACTGTATATGCAATGATTCGTAATGGATCGCAAGTAGAGACACTGAAGAAAATTGGTGTTTTACCGCTAATAGCGGATGTGTTTAACCGTAAAGAAGTATTCTCTGCATTAGAAGAAGCAAAACCAGATGTAGTCATTCATCAATTAACAGCATTATCAGCTTGGAGTTTAGAGGATAATGCTAGAATCCGAATAGAGGGTACACGAAACCTTGTTGATGCTGCAAAAAATGTAGGTGTAAAGAAAATAATCGTTCAAAGTATTTCTTGGGCCTACGAATCAGGAGATATACCTGCGACAGAGACAGATATACTAGATATTTCTGCTCTTATGCCTCGACAAGTCACCATTAATGGCATAGTGAAATTAGAAGAAGCTATTTCTGAAATACCTGAATTTGTTATCCTACGTTATGGCACGCTTTATGGACCAGGAACATGGTATGAAGAAAATGGAGTCATTGCGAATCAAGTTCACAATAAAGAGGTTGTAGCGACCGATGGTATAAGTTCTTTTATACATGTGGAAGACGCAGCTCGGGCCGCTGTGTTAGCTCTGAATTGGCCATCAGGGGCAGTGAATATTGTAGATGATTATCCAGCAGCTAGTAAAATTTGGTTACCTGTTTATGCAGCTATACTTGGTGCGCCGAAGCCAAATGTTAAAATAGGCAGAAACAGTTGGGAGCGCGGAGCTTCAAATAGTAAGGCACGTAAAGAGTATGGGTGGATACCTCTATATCCTTCATGGACTGAAGAGTTTAAGAATATGGTGAATGTATAA
- a CDS encoding carboxymuconolactone decarboxylase family protein — MSQRISYYDAAPDAMKIMMDMEKYTKNSTINRTTRELIKIRVSQINGCAYCIDLHTSDARKLGETEQRIYCLSAWDECAFYTPEEKVAIELAEHITLIPAKRVPESLYKRVREQYDEKQYIDLVLIINQINSWNRLSISMGNTPDKK, encoded by the coding sequence ATGAGTCAAAGAATTTCTTACTATGATGCTGCACCTGATGCTATGAAGATTATGATGGACATGGAAAAGTATACGAAGAATTCAACAATTAATCGGACTACTAGAGAACTTATAAAAATTAGAGTTTCTCAAATTAATGGTTGTGCTTACTGTATAGATTTACATACATCTGATGCACGTAAATTAGGTGAAACTGAACAAAGAATTTATTGTTTAAGTGCTTGGGATGAATGTGCTTTTTATACACCTGAGGAAAAAGTTGCTATTGAACTAGCTGAACATATTACCCTCATTCCTGCTAAAAGAGTTCCTGAATCCTTATATAAACGCGTACGTGAACAGTATGATGAGAAACAATATATTGATCTTGTATTAATTATTAACCAAATTAATAGTTGGAATAGACTTTCTATTTCAATGGGCAATACACCAGATAAAAAATAA
- a CDS encoding DMT family transporter, whose amino-acid sequence MQNTTKAYLSALLYSFIIGFSFLFVKLALTVTSPLDTLAHRFTVAFVIATIPIIFGFVKLNISFKNILALLPLAIFYPALFFAFQAFGLVYTSSSEAGIIQAAIPIFTMILASYVLKEYTNTWQKTSVLISVIGVIYIFIMNGIGAHETSFIGVILILLSALSSAFYNVLARKMTKKFKLMDLTYTMTAIGFITFNFIAIVDHINKGTITVYFQPFTNGTFLISILYLGLLSSLLTALLLNYSLSYIEAAKISVFSNLSTLITIIAGVIFLHEQIAYYHIIGTIVIVLGVIGTNFLGEKGIIAKKKNISMNK is encoded by the coding sequence ATGCAAAATACGACAAAGGCATATTTATCAGCATTACTCTATTCATTTATTATTGGATTCTCATTTCTGTTTGTGAAATTAGCATTAACAGTTACAAGCCCTCTGGATACACTGGCTCACCGTTTTACAGTCGCTTTCGTAATAGCGACCATTCCGATTATTTTCGGTTTTGTAAAGTTAAATATATCATTTAAAAACATACTCGCCCTTTTGCCACTTGCAATATTTTATCCAGCATTATTCTTTGCATTCCAAGCATTCGGTTTAGTGTATACAAGTTCATCTGAAGCTGGAATTATACAAGCTGCTATCCCTATATTTACGATGATACTAGCTTCATATGTTTTAAAAGAGTATACGAATACATGGCAAAAAACATCTGTACTTATTTCTGTCATCGGTGTCATTTATATATTTATCATGAATGGTATAGGTGCTCATGAAACTAGTTTCATCGGTGTTATTCTCATTTTATTATCTGCGTTATCATCTGCTTTTTATAATGTGTTAGCTCGAAAAATGACCAAGAAATTCAAGCTAATGGACTTAACTTACACGATGACAGCAATCGGTTTTATTACTTTTAATTTTATCGCTATCGTTGACCATATAAACAAAGGGACAATAACTGTATACTTCCAACCATTTACGAACGGAACATTCCTTATCTCCATTTTATATTTAGGTTTACTATCATCCTTGCTGACAGCATTATTATTAAATTATTCATTATCTTATATTGAAGCAGCTAAGATAAGTGTTTTCAGCAACTTATCTACTCTTATCACAATTATCGCCGGGGTTATTTTTTTGCACGAGCAAATCGCCTACTATCATATCATTGGTACAATTGTAATTGTTCTTGGGGTAATAGGTACAAACTTTTTGGGTGAAAAAGGAATCATAGCAAAAAAGAAGAATATCTCCATGAATAAATAA
- a CDS encoding tautomerase family protein → MPFVHVYYREGLLNKEELKKVSNSIHHSLIEHFKIPEDDYFHMCLPYPSNQFFYDPYYLLEEEKKRSDKTIHISITCAPGRTINQKRNLYQSISEAFYHHLNISTTDIFITLNESSAENWSFGQGIAQMVNTKEEKE, encoded by the coding sequence ATGCCGTTTGTCCATGTTTATTATCGAGAAGGTCTATTGAATAAAGAAGAGTTAAAAAAGGTAAGCAATAGTATTCATCATTCATTAATTGAACATTTTAAAATTCCAGAAGATGATTATTTTCACATGTGTTTACCCTATCCATCGAATCAATTTTTTTACGATCCATATTATCTCTTAGAAGAAGAGAAAAAGAGATCAGATAAAACGATACATATTTCTATTACATGTGCGCCAGGAAGAACAATAAATCAGAAAAGGAATTTGTATCAATCCATCTCGGAAGCTTTTTATCATCATTTAAACATCTCTACAACTGATATTTTTATTACATTAAACGAGTCATCTGCTGAAAACTGGTCATTTGGTCAAGGAATAGCACAAATGGTTAATACGAAGGAGGAAAAAGAATAG
- a CDS encoding M3 family oligoendopeptidase: MQRLNMIDIGNVLELEKALSALLDIPISSKLDLENWLKEQSKLIWEIEEQLRSHYIAFQCKTDNQEIKDTFEYDQQHVRPLLKRYQNLYDNKYLESPFRMELDSKVYGLLDTKIQNAQTLFCEKNIELEIKEDKFVTAYFEITGGLTAIWDGEEKTITELQSYLQDPNRDTRKKAKTLISEQFLSVEKDLQQILNELIIIRHQKAKNIQLGNYRDYMFKKYERFDYTPGDCYELAESMRKYVVPLKDKILHEKKEKLQVDTLRPWDVAAVAPNQKMLKPIGNEKELIEKSTYIFDKLDREFSSLLNHMHKNNCLDLGSRKGKAAGGFCEYLPASQLSFIFMNLNYTQDDILTFIHEMGHSIHNECIKGLELRQYKEIPAETAELASMTMELFSVEYWDTFYKDAEDLKQAKIEFFKSVIMYLPNMLIVDQFQHWLYENPKHTSGERNKKYLDLQKTYQSNVVHIDGYENWLATGWLPVLHIFEVPFYYIEYAIAQLGALQMYKQYKDNPKQALENYKKALSLGSSKSIKEVYGTAGIRFDFSGDTIKELMAFVEDELELLERI; this comes from the coding sequence ATGCAGCGCTTAAATATGATTGATATTGGTAATGTACTGGAATTAGAAAAAGCTCTTTCCGCTTTATTAGATATACCGATTTCTTCAAAGCTAGACCTTGAAAACTGGTTAAAAGAGCAATCTAAATTAATTTGGGAAATCGAAGAACAGCTAAGATCTCATTATATTGCTTTTCAATGTAAGACAGATAATCAGGAGATTAAAGATACGTTTGAATACGACCAGCAGCACGTAAGACCACTTTTAAAACGTTATCAAAATTTATATGATAATAAATACTTAGAATCACCTTTTCGAATGGAATTAGATTCTAAAGTATATGGCTTGTTAGATACTAAAATACAAAATGCTCAAACGTTATTTTGTGAGAAAAATATTGAATTAGAAATTAAAGAGGATAAATTTGTAACAGCGTATTTCGAAATCACAGGGGGTTTAACTGCAATATGGGATGGCGAAGAAAAAACGATAACTGAATTACAATCATATTTACAAGATCCAAATCGAGATACGCGCAAAAAAGCAAAAACACTTATCTCAGAACAGTTTTTATCTGTTGAAAAAGATTTACAACAGATTTTAAATGAATTAATTATAATCCGTCATCAAAAGGCAAAAAACATTCAATTAGGTAATTATCGTGATTATATGTTTAAGAAATATGAGCGCTTTGATTATACGCCTGGTGATTGCTATGAACTAGCCGAATCAATGCGTAAGTATGTTGTGCCACTTAAAGATAAAATATTACATGAGAAAAAAGAGAAACTTCAAGTAGATACACTTCGTCCGTGGGATGTAGCAGCTGTGGCGCCGAATCAAAAAATGCTAAAACCTATTGGAAACGAAAAAGAATTAATCGAAAAAAGCACTTACATCTTCGACAAACTAGACCGTGAATTTTCCAGCTTATTAAATCATATGCATAAAAATAACTGCTTAGATTTAGGAAGTCGTAAAGGGAAAGCTGCTGGTGGCTTTTGTGAGTACTTACCGGCTTCTCAACTATCTTTTATTTTTATGAACCTTAATTATACACAAGATGATATTCTTACTTTTATACACGAAATGGGTCATAGCATTCATAACGAGTGTATAAAAGGGCTGGAACTACGACAATATAAAGAAATCCCCGCTGAAACAGCTGAACTAGCTAGTATGACAATGGAATTATTTTCAGTAGAATACTGGGATACTTTTTATAAAGACGCAGAAGATTTGAAGCAAGCAAAAATCGAATTCTTTAAAAGTGTTATTATGTATTTACCTAACATGCTTATCGTTGATCAGTTTCAGCACTGGCTATATGAAAACCCTAAGCATACTTCTGGGGAAAGAAATAAAAAGTACTTAGATTTGCAGAAAACTTATCAATCTAACGTAGTACATATAGATGGTTATGAAAACTGGTTAGCAACTGGTTGGTTACCTGTACTACATATTTTCGAAGTACCATTCTATTATATCGAATATGCAATCGCACAACTTGGTGCGCTGCAAATGTATAAACAATATAAAGATAACCCTAAACAAGCACTAGAAAATTATAAAAAAGCTCTATCTCTAGGTAGCTCAAAATCTATAAAAGAAGTATATGGCACAGCTGGCATTCGCTTTGATTTTTCAGGTGATACAATAAAAGAATTGATGGCATTTGTAGAAGATGAATTGGAGTTACTTGAACGAATATAA
- a CDS encoding DUF421 domain-containing protein, with protein MHILFESIILIFTGILVLKLTGSKSVSQMTRAEIIIVVSIGRIIVEPVLSRKVVPSIFAAFIFASVLLIIHFFELKSRKVEGFLNGNSIVVIENGEILTKNLLRAKMSEQQLFMHLREKGIHDITNLQQATVETNGRIGYQLTTKAQPITLEMLEKILNQYNMKK; from the coding sequence ATGCATATTCTTTTTGAAAGTATTATTTTAATTTTTACTGGCATTCTTGTTTTGAAATTAACAGGTAGTAAATCTGTTAGCCAAATGACGAGAGCTGAAATTATTATCGTTGTTTCTATAGGACGAATTATTGTAGAGCCTGTATTAAGCAGGAAAGTAGTCCCATCTATTTTTGCTGCGTTTATTTTTGCGAGTGTTTTACTTATCATTCACTTTTTTGAATTGAAATCACGAAAAGTAGAAGGATTTTTAAATGGAAATAGCATTGTTGTTATAGAAAATGGAGAAATTTTAACAAAGAATTTGTTACGTGCAAAAATGTCGGAACAACAATTATTTATGCATTTGAGAGAAAAAGGTATTCATGATATAACGAATTTACAACAAGCAACAGTAGAAACGAACGGACGTATTGGGTATCAACTAACTACTAAGGCACAACCGATTACTTTGGAAATGCTAGAAAAGATACTAAATCAATATAATATGAAAAAATAA